TCCTTCCAGTCGAGAAGCCGGCGTGACACCGTCGCAATAGCCGAAGCTCCGCATGCCGGCGGCACGCGCCGCTCGAACTCCGTATGCGCTGTCCTCGATCACCGCGCATCGCTCGGGCTCCACGTCCATGGGAGAAGGCCCGCAAACCGTGGCTCTCGTCCGTGCGGGCCGCGGCGGTCCAGCGGTCAGCCGGTCTGCGCTGTGGATGGCCATCATGGCGGTCAAGGAACGGACACCCGCCGGCAGCGCCACCCGCGAGACGGCGCTGATATCCGCTGTGCCGCCGTACCGACGGCGGCACAGCGGTCCGGAAGGCAGCTGGAAAACCCGCCATCTGGATCAGCCGCAGCATGTAGTCGGCGGCGTGCGCCGATGTGCTGTGGGCCACCGGCCTCCGCGATGTCTCGGACACAATCACTTGTGTATATACACATCGTAAAGTGACTGTCGGAGTATAGTGCTGTGTCTATACGTGTGGCTGGTGGCAGCGGAAGGGGGAGCCGTGGCAGTGCCGCCTCAGGGTGACGCTCCGCAATACGGCGGGGCCGCCGGGCAGCAGCCCGGCGGTCAGGGGCAGGGCCAGGGACTCGGGCAGGGGTCAGGGCGGCAGCAGGTGCCCGCCCTGACCGAGGAGATGCTGATCCGCAACAGCGGTGGCGGCAAGGGGCGTTCGCGGGGCTCGCTGCGCCGCAAGAAGCCCGCCGATCCGCCGGCGCCGCCCAACCCGTGGCTGGACGCGGCGGGTTCGGCCCCTGGCTCCGCCTCGAACGCCCAACGGGCCGCTCCCGCACCCGAGTCCGGGTCCGGGCCTGGGTCCGCTTCCGGTGACGGCGGCAAGGGGAAGAAGGGCAAGCGGTCCGGACAGGCCGAGGCGCCCACCGGCAACGGGTGGTTCCACAACCCCTTCGCCAAGCCCAAGACGGCCTCGTCGGCGGCCGACCGCTCGAACGTCTCCTCCGCCCAGATGTGGGCCGGACCGCGCCGGGGCATCCTGCTGCGCCGCATGCTGGGGCTCTTCGCCGTCCTGCTCCTGCTGTTCCTGTTCTCCAAGGTGAACGGGAAGGCGAGCAAGGCCGAGGTGCAGGCCGAGGTGGACGCCCGGCTGAAGTCCTCCGCCGAGGACTTCCCCCGCGGCTCCGCCGTGCTGTGGTCCGCGCCGCTGGTGAAGATCTTCGCCACCTACGACGTGCAGCACACCGACGAGCGCTCCCGGGCCCTCCAGCCGTACGCCATCAACGGCATCGACCAGCAGCTGGGTTGGAACGGTCAGGGCAAGCAGACCGTCATCGACCTGGTGA
This window of the Streptomyces sp. NBC_01275 genome carries:
- a CDS encoding conjugal transfer protein, whose translation is MAVPPQGDAPQYGGAAGQQPGGQGQGQGLGQGSGRQQVPALTEEMLIRNSGGGKGRSRGSLRRKKPADPPAPPNPWLDAAGSAPGSASNAQRAAPAPESGSGPGSASGDGGKGKKGKRSGQAEAPTGNGWFHNPFAKPKTASSAADRSNVSSAQMWAGPRRGILLRRMLGLFAVLLLLFLFSKVNGKASKAEVQAEVDARLKSSAEDFPRGSAVLWSAPLVKIFATYDVQHTDERSRALQPYAINGIDQQLGWNGQGKQTVIDLVMSDDVQVSGKNNAVVRATVQVQDGSWRCVAVPVYTVVRGGSTAFGLTAAPVYVPCAGLTSPPQDTASNQVSNDSALSETLKTDLLPPFLAAWAQSDTVNLDRYLLPGTVSFGLGGAYMGSGEGGRPTVDSVYVPSANAGSGVSAGRRTVTFTTTLLSTDGKAEQTSMYRVVIVKKNGQWYFASDPTPAVGANGGDQVPNVQPSEGTGDMYSQSPAPYPSATTSTDVQQPTPSASSTP